A genomic segment from Aspergillus puulaauensis MK2 DNA, chromosome 1, nearly complete sequence encodes:
- a CDS encoding ribosome biogenesis protein URB2 (COG:S;~EggNog:ENOG410PRR1;~InterPro:IPR018849;~PFAM:PF10441) translates to MPSLPERPRSSQEALLRLEKGTAPPEIQLNEAAQIIGLDLSLCASHPEINRAPHIPIHAAPKEEWVLRWLLKKLKAGRNYRVEPASFLLLRQLIDLIPPKTLASTLKDYQFFGILDYTITDLTDDVVIGLGNGINEQPTSDSESSRTISESSRANEGSGRKGTKRKRATGNDKDSMDIDEQPRTPNACFLTFTRLLDCLYSFVMLANRTNDVNETGRSHLRHALRGDPQPVAITLGKSFNFASLAISHFSNGRKTTELQHLFYVLPALLEVWEWRSHRQDSSDQGSSDGSFASHCAQRALRLLHSVYAVQLDTDEKVHVLNGVERLIALHVVLPAREAFFSRGGSGIDYSASEPDWSSVKPVSDTFRPILCAVELQTQSCATKAQENTTKKGSWNAADLIPEFFDIASRSVPRDTFRRKTDEAAWLETLFVAAAELSFSYVKSESATAFLPEFVKVLEQLFRVALKRGVQLSLHTLLTHAAYTGLLKDQLSQVEWNLIALLIELGADIFLPNSGLADSEKYLEALLSKIKLHWRTGTSTDGSYEIIKSGIVLPLLRGFMGARDLATFMEIWYQQLTDIEEARMLDSNLSLFTVWEDDDLCDAYSELMRNPLNQTLASAQLHAAAAEIRSDDNKISHSGGAYAQLLIVESGFRKRPVNLAETNDDLKSAIESVTSALSSDQSLHWGWRLWKMLRSLIENNVQRTDTGLGIPLINLAGVAATSVKRRHHELLQIFSARLECFEAYKYVLAIMTHYSPSTGNRDNFSSLMKEVSKLLRSITEKDALESMGSAWNGSLKSLDSPTVLSLAYFLTLLRLPNLWTQIEPQVRRSLFAHILYLAAAQYQPSSSSLGDFSSGARFLQSWASTVSHEYLLNAPSIVNDLIAVLSERVKVDVSNRKLYIESMQRIPAPLITRRQRGDLLDLLQNVLSQQHQASFITVAILSLMAKLADLPKSTAELTGNWEPIWTIAKSISLQDTDVDLEVMKAFRFLHRAVISKLLLLAEGERHKQFKKMHRKLSGKVSKLQSIDRSSMECFLLRISLFQLWLHRERLADAIDTTELAASREKVFGLVVADLRSAKDHYKKQPLEETITVIKTLDALEDFEDLAMGHGEVKKFLSKIESYVEKSVDSGSSLRRLIRRRVLATQKPEKNATAPVVQYAESLPIQHMYSEEQQLFIRAMTERFRSMSAEALTRVIREVRQLGFIGKNAEYHLLIAGLAVAAASPTEDKESNQAKELSLVCTEITDALHRSKSPEEFVLATECLDVFLRSHPRCISQWNVDSLLSCIAVCASKAGPHINPEFSGMIYTRLCRLMGLLLGLHRQKLGGRFHLIILAMQRLLHCLFARAKKRSRPTKSDTGHGQQPYWLSKLNAAHATQFTRLLTSLCDPTVSAVSRPTPGGAGHEGLTDQTKKAKQIAGQYLQYLIMDYAQSSLRSALHPDVKAALLPGLYSVLDVMSRDTMRALNAGLDISGRAMFKTLYDDYMKFGKWNKG, encoded by the exons ATGCCTTCGCTGCCGGAG CGTCCGCGCTCCTCGCAAGAGGCTCTCCTTCGTCTCGAAAAGGGAACGGCGCCGCCTGAAATCCAGCTCAACGAGGCCGCCCAAATTATCGGATTAGACTTGTCGTTATGCGCGAGCCATCCAGAGATCAACCGAGCCCCTCATATCCCGATCCATGCTGCGCcgaaggaagaatgggtcCTGCGGTGGTTATTGAAGAAACTGAAGGCTGGAAGAAACTATCGTGTCGAGCCGGCATCCTTTCTTTTATTACGGCAGCTCATCGACCTTATTCCTCCTAAGACACTTGCATCGACATTGAAGGATTATCAATTTTTTGGAATTCTCGACTATACGATCACAGATCTGACGGACGACGTGGTGATCGGCCTTGGGAATGGGATAAACGAGCAGCCGACTTCTGACTCGGAATCCAGCCGTACTATAAGTGAATCTTCGCGCGCGAATGAAGGATCTGGCAGGAAAGGCACGAAGCGCAAGAGGGCAACCGGGAATGACAAAGATTCCATGGACATTGATGAACAACCTAGGACACCGAATGCGTGTTTCTTGACTTTTACTCGCCTTCTGGATTGCTTGTATAGTTTCGTCATGCTGGCCAACCGAACGAACGATGTTAATGAGACCGGCCGCTCTCACCTCAGACACGCTCTTAGAGGAGACCCCCAGCCAGTTGCGATCACACTCGGCAAATCATTCAATTTCGCATCCCTTGCGATTTCACATTTTTCTAATGGGCGAAAAACAACAGAATTACAACATCTGTTCTATGTCCTCCCTGCGCTCTTGGAGGTTTGGGAATGGAGGTCTCATCGTCAGGATAGCTCGGACCAGGGATCCAGTGAT GGATCGTTTGCTTCTCATTGCGCCCAACGTGCTCTAAGGCTGCTCCATTCTGTGTACGCTGTTCAACTTGACACGGACGAGAAAGTCCACGTACTAAATGGAGTTGAGCGCCTAATTGCTCTTCATGTGGTATTACCTGCTCGTGAAGCCTTCTTTAGTAGAGGTGGCTCAGGGATCGACTATTCCGCTAGTGAGCCTGATTGGAGTTCGGTCAAACCAGTTTCAGATACTTTTCGACCAATCCTCTGTGCTGTGGAGCTGCAAACACAGTCTTGTGCCACTAAAGCCCAAGAGAACACTACGAAGAAAGGTTCCTGGAATGCGGCAGACCTCATCCCAGAATTCTTTGACATCGCGTCACGATCAGTGCCTCGAGACACGTTTCGAAGGAAAACTGATGAAGCAGCTTGGTTGGAAACTCTgtttgttgctgctgccgagCTATCATTTTCCTATGTGAAATCAGAGAGCGCAACCGCATTTCTTCCCGAATTTGTGAAAGTTCTGGAGCAACTATTTCGTGTAGCCCTTAAACGAGGTGTGCAACTATCATTACACACGCTTCTTACACATGCGGCATACACCGGTCTTCTCAAGGACCAACTTTCACAGGTCGAGTGGAACCTTATTGCACTGCTTATTGAACTGGGTGCGGATATCTTTCTTCCAAACTCCGGACTTGCAGATTCCGAGAAGTACCTCGAAGCCTTACTCAGCAAGATTAAGCTGCACTGGCGAACCGGCACTTCTACCGATGGTAGCTATGAAATAATCAAGAGTGGCatcgttcttcctctgttACGCGGGTTCATGGGCGCCAGAGATCTTGCTACTTTTATGGAAATCTGGTACCAGCAACTGACGGATATAGAAGAGGCAAGAATGCTCGACAGCAATCTCAGCCTCTTTACAGTGTGGGAAGATGACGACCTATGCGACGCGTACAGCGAGTTGATGCGCAACCCTCTGAATCAAACTCTTGCTTCTGCCCAATTACACGCAGCAGCGGCTGAGATTCGGAGCGATGACAATAAAATTTCCCATTCCGGGGGAGCCTACGCGCAGCTTCTGATTGTTGAATCTGGATTCAGAAAACGGCCCGTGAACCTCGCGGAGACGAACGATGATCTCAAGTCTGCAATCGAATCAGTTACGTCCGCACTTTCTTCGGATCAGTCTTTGCACTGGGGGTGGCGGTTGTGGAAAATGCTTCGCAGTTTGATTGAGAATAATGTGCAGAGAACCGATACCGGTCTCGGTATTCCCTTAATAAACTTGGCTGGTGTAGCAGCAACGTCAGTTAAACGCCGACATCATGAATTGCTGCAGATATTCAGTGCGCGGTTGGAATGTTTTGAAGCATATAAATATGTTCTTGCGATCATGACGCACTACTCGCCTAGCACCGGCAATCGTGACAatttctcgtccttgatgaAAGAAGTCAGCAAACTGTTGAGATCGATCACTGAAAAAGATGCGCTCGAGTCCATGGGTTCAGCATGGAATGGCAGTTTAAAATCCCTTGACTCTCCAACTGTCCTATCTCTGGCGTATTTCTTaacccttcttcgcctccctAACCTTTGGACCCAAATTGAGCCTCAGGTACGACGTTCTCTGTTTGCCCACATCCTCTatttggcggcggcacaATATcagccatcctcatcatctctTGGGGATTTTTCTTCAGGCGCGCGTTTCCTGCAATCCTGGGCTAGCACTGTATCCCACGAATACCTCCTGAACGCTCCCAGCATCGTGAACGATTTGATTGCTGTGCTGTCCGAGCGAGTGAAGGTGGACGTTTCCAACCGAAAGCTCTATATTGAGAGCATGCAAAGAATTCCAGCGCCTCTTATCACCCGCCGCCAGAGGGGAGATCTTCTGGATTTGTTGCAGAATGTCCTATCACAACAGCACCAAGCGTCTTTCATTACCGTTGCGATCCTGTCGCTGATGGCTAAATTGGCTGATTTGCCGAAGTCAACGGCGGAGTTGACTGGCAATTGGGAGCCGATTTGGACTATTGCTAAATCAATCTCACTCCAAGATACGGATGTTGATCTTGAGGTCATGAAGGCATTTAGATTCCTCCACCGTGCAGTGATTTCAAAGCTACTTCTTCTAGCAGAGGGAGAGCGCCACAAGCAGTTCAAGAAGATGCACCGCAAACTATCAGGCAAAGTGTCCAAGTTGCAGTCAATTGATCGCAGCTCCATGGAATGCTTCCTTCTCCGGATCTCCCTGTTCCAATTATGGCTACACAGGGAACGACTGGCAGATGCAATCGATACCACAGAACTTGCCGCCAGTCGCGAGAAAGTGTTTGGGTTGGTGGTAGCTGATCTGCGTTCGGCGAAAGATCACTACAAGAAGCAACCATTGGAAGAAACAATTACTGTGATTAAAACCCTGGACGCTCTAGAAGATTTTGAGGATCTAGCGATGGGTCACGGGGAAGTGAAGAAATTCTTATCCAAGATCGAGAGCTACGTTGAGAAATCAGTGGACTCGGGGTCTTCCTTAAGAAGACTCATTAGGCGCCGTGTTTTGGCTACACAGAAGCCCGAAAAGAACGCTACCGCCCCCGTTGTACAATACGCCGAATCGCTTCCTATCCAGCACATGTATAGCGAGGAGCAACAGCTTTTTATCCGGGCAATGACTGAACGCTTCCGGTCTATGTCCGCGGAAGCCCTGACTCGGGTTATTCGAGAAGTTCGCCAACTAGGATTCATTGGCAAAAATGCCGAATACCATTTGCTCATTGCCGGTCTAGCTGTCGCAGCAGCTTCCCCCACTGAGGACAAGGAAAGCAATCAAGCAAAGGAGTTGTCCCTTGTCTGTACCGAGATCACCGATGCACTGCACCGCAGTAAATCTCCTGAAGAATTTGTCCTGGCTACCGAGTGTTTAGACGTTTTCCTCCGCAGCCACCCACGCTGCATCTCTCAATGGAATGTCGATAGCCTGCTCTCGTGCATTGCTGTATGCGCCTCAAAAGCAGGGCCCCATATCAATCCTGAGTTTTCCGGGATGATTTATACCCGTTTGTGCCGACTAATGGGTCTACTGTTGGGCCTTCACCGTCAAAAACTGGGGGGCCGTTTCCATCTAATCATTTTAGCCATGCAGCGGTTACTTCACTGCCTCTTTGCTAGAGCCAAGAAACGTAGCCGACCTACCAAATCCGATACGGGACATGGGCAACAACCGTACTGGC
- a CDS encoding MICOS complex subunit MIC10 (BUSCO:EOG09265PQX;~COG:S;~EggNog:ENOG410PQM9;~InterPro:IPR007512;~PFAM:PF04418;~TransMembrane:1 (o33-52i);~antiSMASH:Cluster_1.9;~go_component: GO:0005743 - mitochondrial inner membrane [Evidence IEA];~go_component: GO:0061617 - MICOS complex [Evidence IEA]): MADSSDSQPIARSTKLVSEALLNEKWDRAISSMIIRSSLGLSFGVVFSVLLFKRRAWPAWVGLGFGAGRAWEEADASFRRGDSPVRDALRR; the protein is encoded by the exons ATGGCCGACTCCAGCGACTCCCAGCCCATCGCCCGCTCGACCAAGCTCGTCAGTGAGGCCCTGCTCAACGAGAAG TGGGATCGTGCCATCTCCTCCATGATCATTCGCTCCTCCCTGGGTCTGTCCTTCGGTGTTGTCTTTTCAGTGCTCCTGTTCAAGCGGAGAGCTTGGCCCGCTTGGGTTGGTCTGGGCTTCGGTGCCGGACGCGCTTGGGAAGAGGCCGACG CTTCATTCCGCCGGGGTGACTCCCCCGTGAGAGACGCTCTGCGTCGGTAA
- the mac1 gene encoding putative copper-activated transcription factor GRISEA (COG:S;~EggNog:ENOG410PS90;~InterPro:IPR036395,IPR001083;~PFAM:PF00649;~antiSMASH:Cluster_1.9;~go_component: GO:0005634 - nucleus [Evidence IEA];~go_function: GO:0003677 - DNA binding [Evidence IEA];~go_function: GO:0003700 - DNA-binding transcription factor activity [Evidence IEA];~go_function: GO:0005507 - copper ion binding [Evidence IEA];~go_process: GO:0006355 - regulation of transcription, DNA-templated [Evidence IEA]) yields the protein MPFDENGVKWSCEPCIRGHRSSKCAHYDRLMVSVGKAGRPLSKCPHVEGSCNCKKLGAFMVAIPKGSGCLCRPVYKMLLDENKPTPAVSQLPIDLTAAPSGSSASPSPNKIQKSSKKQVKPAPEQVTRALHSIPEFHQQGLQYGTQPIMSPYTPQAPGAAYSYNALNGAFPHPNAFPTANNFSNGLGISSNGLTSNTFHTDVFQSPMEPKAPMSTRAGGSCCSNSRGENPNVVKTEPNTVMSNGYTMSPLTSYPVQNAPPSTWQGFPSVDGHFSPVGATTNGFQPDMSGFAHHISPKNYANPPDVGFEQLTMPHSGSVTTPDPAQHNSALEARDTSSSCNCGPNCNCFACPDHPYNDVTVQHVQEMGRIIAEDSGTPADESSHQETQSNGIPANDPQMGHPLAESENNIKDSVESAPAPAGQCCGTNGSTLDDDHEAQALESFTADHLMIPDAYYTYEYEIGLPGACAGEAGNCQCGPSCSCLGCLTHGNP from the exons ATGCCTTTCGATGAAAATGGTGTCAAGTGGTCATG TGAGCCATGCATCCGGGGCCACCGTTCTTCTAAATGCGCGCATTACGATCGCCTTATGGTTAGTGTTGGCAAGGCCGGACGTCCGCTGTCTAAGTGTCCACATGTTGAAGGTAGTTGCAACTGTAAGAAGCTCGGCGCCTTCATGGTTGCGATCCCAAAGG GTTCGGGCTGTCTATGCAGACCAGTTTATAAAATGCTGCTTGACGAGAATAAGCCTACTCCAGCGGTCTCCCAGCTTCCCATAGATTTGACTGCTGCCCCCAGCGGCAGCAGTGCTAGTCCTAGTCCAAACAAGATTCAGAAGTCTAGCAAGAAACAGGTGAAACCTGCACCAGAACAGGTCACCAGAGCCCTTCATTCTATACCCGAATTTCATCAGCAGGGGCTCCAGTATGGCACCCAGCCAATCATGAGCCCTTATACGCCACAGGCGCCAGGCGCCGCCTATTCATACAACGCTCTTAACGGAGCGTTCCCGCATCCCAACGCTTTCCCAACCGCGAACAACTTCTCAAATGGTCTCGGAATTTCGAGTAATGGGCTTACATCTAATACTTTTCACACCGATGTCTTCCAGTCTCCTATGGAACCTAAAGCCCCCATGTCGACGCGGGCTGGGggctcctgctgctccaaTTCCCGGGGCGAGAATCCAAATGTTGTTAAGACAGAACCCAACACTGTCATGTCAAATGGATATACTATGTCTCCCCTGACATCTTATCCCGTGCAAAATGCCCCTCCCTCAACTTGGCAAGGATTTCCAAGCGTAGATGGCCATTTTTCGCCTGTGGGTGCGACAACCAATGGCTTCCAGCCCGACATGTCTGGATTCGCCCATCATATCTCGCCCAAAAACTATGCCAACCCCCCCGACGTTGGTTTCGAACAACTCACCATGCCACATTCTGGCTCTGTTACCACACCCGATCCGGCTCAGCACAACTCCGCACTGGAGGCTAGGGACACTTCCAGTAGCTGCAACTGTGGTCCTAACTGTAATTGCTTCGCATGTCCTGATCATCCATATAACGATGTAACCGTGCAACATGTTCAGGAAATGGGACGCATTATCGCAGAAGACTCAGGTACCCCAGCGGATGAAAGCAGCCACCAGGAAACTCAATCCAACGGGATCCCTGCCAACGATCCGCAAATGGGCCATCCGCTCGCCGAATCCGAAAACAATATAAAAGATAGCGTTGAGAGCGCGCCGGCGCCCGCCGGACAGTGTTGTGGCACCAATGGCAGTACATTGGATGACGATCATGAAGCCCAGGCTCTTGAATCCTTTACCGCGGACCATCTTATGATTCCCGATGCCTATTACACCTATGAGTATGAGATTGGCCTACCGGGTGCTTGTGCTGGTGAGGCCGGTAACTGTCAATGTGGCCCTAGCTGCAGTTGCCTCGGTTGTTTAACCCACGGAAATCCATAA
- a CDS encoding putative mitochondrial outer membrane protein (Sam35) (COG:S;~EggNog:ENOG410PNDK;~InterPro:IPR012336,IPR033468,IPR021211;~PFAM:PF10568,PF17171,PF17172;~antiSMASH:Cluster_1.9) — protein MTSNHDSHDIPEQRPDSRREPRRVRDFFSVPAPVKRVFDRFPLITYPENDLPYHAWSTRRGNQLFVFSDVAGARRGAPSFNPQCLKWQAYLKFVGIDFDLVPSNNHASPSGVLPFLLPALPVGTGTPIPSGKLQKWAIEEVHCEEEQQLNVRFEVYLSLLDTRIRNAWLYQLYLNHNNFESVAQRLYVNPSSTNFAVRSVLAAQLQQAARDELLKSSAYIDASALEAEAAEAFEALSTLLGDKTHFFDRPNPGLFDASVFAYTHLILDQKMGWKYNRLEQLLSQHENLVRHRERLLGFF, from the exons ATGACCTCCAATCACGACAGCCATGATATCCCCGAACAGCGACCCGACAGCAGGAGGGAGCCGCGCCGGGTACGGGACTTCTTTTCGGTGCCTGCTCCTGTAAAGCGCGTCTTTGATCGCTTTCCTTTGATCACGTACCCCGAGAATGACTTGCCATACCACGCCTGGTCAACGCGACGGGGAAACCAGTTATTTGTCTTCAGCGATGTCGCTGGAGCCCGTCGAGGGGCCCCTTCTTTCAACCCACAATGTCTTAAGTGGCAG GCCTACCTGAAATTCGTCGGAATTGACTTCGATCTCGTCCCCTCAAATAACCACGCATCCCCATCCGGCGTCctccctttcctcctcccagctcttccagTCGGTACCGGCACGCCGATTCCATCCGGTAAATTGCAGAAATGGGCCATTGAGGAGGTCCACTGTGAAGAGGAACAGCAATTGAACGTGCGCTTCGAAGTGTATTTATCGCTGCTGGACACCCGGATACGGAATGCTTGG CTCTACCAACTCTACCTAAACCATAACAACTTCGAATCTGTTGCACAACGCCTCTATGTCAATCCGTCGAGTACCAATTTTGCCGTTCGATCCGTGCTAGCAGCACAGTTGCAGCAGGCTGCGCGAGATGAGCTTCTGAAGTCGTCAGCATACATTGATGCTAGTGCTTTAGAGGCCGAGGCTGCAGAAGCATTCGAAGCGCTCTCTACGTTACTCGGCGACAAAACTCACTTTTTCGACCGGCCAAATCCAGGACTGTTCGACGCTAGTGTGTTTGCTTATACGCATTTGATACTGGACCAAAAGATGGGGTGGAAATATAACAGACTGGAACAACTACTATCACAGCATGAAAATCTTGTCCGACATCGGGAAAGGCTACTAGGTTTCTTCTAG
- a CDS encoding class I SAM-dependent DNA methyltransferase (COG:S;~EggNog:ENOG410PN8M;~InterPro:IPR025714,IPR029063;~PFAM:PF13649,PF13489,PF08242,PF08241,PF13847;~SMCOG1089:methyltransferase;~antiSMASH:Cluster_1.9) codes for MAQTIREALAHRNGKEATSDGQRVKYLNTVEAYDKWAEVYDTDGNFLQALDTIEMKSLLPRFLALVQAQAQAKAEIESGNHQPSLKLVDLGCGTGRNTLQLAKSAPKDARIMGLDASPSMLGVAKETLREQLGIVDGDKVTLDVYDLLAPSESGLGLGSLSEPLRAQLGDGASGLISTLVLEHIPDDKFFEGAARLIKPGGYFLVTNMHAEMGAISQAGFVDVKTGMKIRPTSYAHKVEDVMAAAERVGFEVVALDEGGQRVRERSVDEAMVEGLGERAKKWVGVTVWFGLCFRMRVD; via the exons ATGGCCCAGACAATCCGGGAAGCTCTCGCCCACCGAAACGGCAAAGAAGCAACATCAGATGGTCAACGTGTGAAATATCTCAATACCGTCGAGGCTTATGATAAGTGGGCCGAG GTCTACGATACAGATGGAaacttcctccaagccctcgaCACAATTGAAATGAAGAGTTTACTCCCGCGGTTTCTAGCCCTTGTTCAAGCCCAGGCTCAGGCCAAGGCGGAAATAGAATCTGGTAATCACCAGCCATCACTCAAATTAGTAGACCTGGGCTGCGGTACGGGTCGGAATACACTGCAGCTGGCCAAATCAGCGCCCAAGGATGCCCGGATTATGGGACTCGATGCGTCGCCGAGCATGCTGGGTGTCGCTAAGGAGACACTTCGGGAGCAATTGGGGATTGTGGATGGGGATAAGGTTACACTAGATGTTTATGACTTACTTGCGCCCTCTGAGTCAGGATTGGGTCTGGGCTCTCTATCTGAGCCTTTGCGGGCCCAGTTAGGCGATGGTGCATCTGGGTTGATTTCTACGCTTGTGCTGGAACATATTCCCGATGACAAGTTCTTTGAGGGTGCTGCAAGGCTGATTAAACCAGGCGGGTATTTTCTTGTGACAAATATGCATGCTGAGATGGGGGCAATCAGCCAAGCTGGGTTTGTGGATGTGAAGACTGGGATGAAGATTAGGCCCACAAGTTATGCGCATAAGGTTGAAGATGTTatggctgctgcagagcGGGTTGGGTTCGAGGTTGTGgcgctggacgagggaggGCAGAGAGTACGGGAGAGGAGTGTGGAtgaggccatggtggaggGGCTGGGGGAAAGGGCGAAGAAGTGGGTGGGTGTTACGGTGTGGTTTGGCCTTTGCTTTAGGATGCGGGTTGACTAG